In Beijerinckiaceae bacterium, the sequence CCGCAGCATTCACATCGACGATCAGTCCACGCCGATCAACCGCGATCGCTGGCAGCCGCATTGTATTCAGCGCATCGGTGGCGGAGGTGCCTGTTCCCCGAGCGCCCGACACTGCGGCTATTTCAATCAAACGCCGTGTGAAAGAAGCGAGAATACGCTCCTCTTCTGCGCGCAACTGGCAAACGTCTGAATTCATTTTCAACATGGTCATTGCACTACCGAGATGAAAAGAGGGGGTATAGCTATGATTGGACGCTTTGCTGAATCTTTCGCTTGGATGCGACAGACCGAAGACAAAGGTTGATAGAAATTTTGCTGACGCATTACAATAGCAAGCATTTCTCTTTATTGTGATGAACTCTGTATCAAATTCCGAAACGTCGAATTTGAGGGCAAGCAGCCCTCAAATTGAAAATTTTGCCAAACGTTAGTGTGTCTCATCGTCATTACATTCTACACGCGAATTATAGTGAACAAGCGACATTGTAGAAACGGTGTAGGGCCTTCTGTGCGATTACGCACAGGGGCCCACTGTAGCCAAACAATACGAGATGAAAGATTTCAAAATTCATCATATTTAAGTTGTATGTATTCAATAATATAACCTGACTGCATTCGCTAATTATGCATATTCTTGAAAAGTTTGCAATAAACTACCTTACCTTTGCTTTTGCTTAGCGATTGCCTGCTGTGTCCGTCGGCGGACTCCCTCCACACTCGCAACAGCCGCGCTTGCGCCGCCGGATGTTTTTGATCAAGAAGTGGCCGGTAGAGTAAGCGGTTAGAGCTTACGCCGATTGGTATCGGCGAGTGAGCGAGAAGGAGTTGTAAAACGTGATTTCTGTATCTTTTCCAGATGGGGCTTCGCGAAATTTTGAGCCTGGGGTAAGTGGCCTCGACGTTGCCAAAAGCATTTCCCCATCGCTCGCCAAACGTACCGTCGCGATGGCTGTAGATGGAGTTCTATCCGATCTCGCCGATCCGATCACACGCGACGTTCAAATCGAATTTGTCACCCGAGAAGATCCAAGAGCGCTTGAACTTATTCGGCACGATGCCGCGCACGTGCTCGCCGAGGCGGTGCAGATGCTTTTTCCCGGCACGCAGGTCACCATCGGGCCGGTGATCGAGAACGGCTTCTATTACGATTTTTATCGTGCCGAGCCATTCACGCCAGATGATTTCCCGGCGATCGAAAAAAAAATGGCCGAGATTATCGCCCGTGATAAAGCCTTCACGAAGGAAGTTTGGACACGGGATCAGGCGAAGGCATGGTTCGAGACCCATGGAGAAGCATTCAAAATAGAACTCGTCGATGCGATTCCGGGCAATGAAGATCTAAAGATTTATAAGCAGGGCGAGTGGCTGGATCTCTGTCGCGGTCCACACATGACCTCGACCGGGAAGATCGGTAACGCCTACAAGCTCATGAAAGTCGCCGGTGCCTACTGGCGTGGCGATTCAACACGACCGATGTTGCAGCGCATCTATGCGACGGCCTTCGCCAAGCCGGAGGAACTCGCAAATTATCTGAAGCAGCTTGAGGAGGCGGAACGGCGCGACCATCGCCGGCTTGGACGGGAAATGGACTTGTTCCATTTTCAAGAAGAAGGGCCGGGCACGGTCTTCTGGCACCCCAAGGGCTGGACCTTGTTTCAAACCCTGATCGCCTACATGCGGCGGCGCCAGAATGAGCTTGGCTATTTTGAGGTCAATACGCCCCAGGTGCTCGATCGCGCGCTATGGGAGACGTCCGGCCACTGGCAGACGTTTCACGAGAATATGTTCATCACCCAGACCGAAGACAAACGTGTCTTCGCCTTGAAGCCGATGAATTGCCCTGGGCATGTTCAGATCTTCAAGAACGGTTTGAAATCCTATCGCGATCTGCCGCTGAAAATTGCGGAGTTCGGAACCGTCCATCGCTATGAGCCATCCGGCGCGATACATGGCATCATGCGGGTGCGGGCCTTTACCCAGGATGATGCGCATATTTTTTGTACCGAGGATCAGATCCTGGAAGAATGTCTGAAGGTCAATGACCTCATTCTCTCGATCTATCGTGACTTCGGATTTGAGGACATCGTCATCAAGCTCTCGACGCGTCCGGAAAAGCGCGTCGGCTCGGACGAGGCTTGGGATCGCGCCGAAGCTGCCTTGTCCCGAATCCTCAAGGCCCTGGCCGAACGGGGCGCCGTGACCGCGATCAATCCAGGCGAGGGCGCGTTTTACGGGCCGAAGCTCGAATACACCTTGCGCGATGCGATCGGTCGCGAATGGCAATGCGGTACGACGCAGATCGACTTCAATATGCCGGGCCGCTTCGGGGCATTCTATATCGGACCCGACAGCGAAAAAACGACTCCGGTGATGATTCATCGCGCGGTGTTCGGCTCGCTCGAACGCTTTACCGGCATTCTCATCGAGCATTTTGCCGGGCATTTGCCGTTGTGGCTTTCCCCCGTACAAATTGTCGTCGCAACGATCACCCAGGATGCCGATGATTACGCCGCTGAAGTGATGGCGGCCGCCCGAAGGCTCGGGCTTCTGGTGGATGGCGACCTCCGCAACGAGAAGATTACTTATAAGGTGCGCGAACATTCATTGGCCAAGATCCCGGTGCTGCTGGTCGTTGGAAAGAAAGAAGCTGCCGAGCGGACCGTCTCAATACGGCGGCTGGGCTCGCCCGATCAAAGTCAGATGGGCCTGGAGCCGGCCTTGAAGTTGCTCGCTGAAGAAGCCACGCCACCGGATCTTAAAAAATCGGCCTAGGCGCGGCGGGTCGTGTTTCCTTCGGCGCCGCGCAGAGCTTTGTACCGCTCCTGTCGACGACCACGGCCGGCTGAGCGCCGCGCCCTCAGAACGACACGCAGGCCGGCGCCCCGTCGGCCCGCAGCACGCTCTCTTGGCCAAAGCTAGCCTTGTAAGCGGTGCGGATAACCTCGATTCGCGTGTCCCCAGCCTCGGGGGAATACCAGATCAACAACAGCCGCGACGTTTCCTTGATGAGACGTCCCGCGCCGTCGCGCCATTGGCCATAGCCCGTGAGCACCGTAAGCCCGTCGGGGAAGCGCGGTGTAACCTCGGTCGCCAAAAAAGTCTCCCATTCTTCGTCGCTGACCGGCACGCTGTTCCTGCGCTGGGCACCGAACAGGAGTTCGATTTTCGCCATGGGCCGCGTTTGCGAAGGGCAGACAAGCGCGCTGCCATTGTGTCCCATCATCCTCCAACCTGAGGCGGCGAAGAGGCCGGCGGCCGCAAGAAGAAAGATGCCGGAGGCTACCTCAATGCGCATGAACATGACCTCGACTTAGATCACGATGATTTTGGATTGACTCAATCCAAAATCACGAACGTGATCGATTCCAAAAGTTTAGAGCGGGACGCGGGCGGAAAACCGGTTTCCACTTTTCCTCATCCCGCTCTGGGATCCGGCCACGGCTGAGTGAAAACGCCAGCGCAAAAATCCACGCTCAGCGCTTCCCATTGCCGCGATTAGGACACGGGTGCGTCCGACGCCCGCATGTCTTTGAGTGTCCGGGCCAACTCAATAAATTTTTCTATGCCGATTTCTTCCGCGCGCGCGGTTGGATCGATGCCGACGCGGGCGAGCAAAGTTCCGACATAGCCACCCGCGGCCGCTTTCAGCGATTGCCGCAACATTTTTCGCCTTTGGCCGAAGGCTGCCTGAGTGACCTCGAACAATATGTGCGCATCACACGGAAGAGGTGTCGGGCGGGGAACAAGTTCGACCAGGGCCGAGGTGACTTTGGGGGGAGGCGTAAAGGCCGAGGCCGAAATATCGAACAGAATGCGGCATTCGCAACGCCAATTGCACAATACCGCCAGCCTTCCATAAGCCGCGCGTTGCGCTGGGGTCGCCACAATGCGTTCCGCCACTTCGCGCTGAAACATCAGGACGAGCCGGTCGAACCAGGGCGGCCAGGGTTCGGTTTCGAGCCAGCGGACAAGTAGCGCGGTGGCGATGTTGTAGGGCAGGTTGGCGCAAATCCGCGCGGGACTCGTTTCTCCGATGATTTTGGCCAGATCAATCTCCAGCGCATCGCCGGCGATGATTTCGAGCCGGCCCGGATAATGAGCCTCAATCTCGACTAGTGCCGCGAGGCAACGCGCGTCGCGCTCAAT encodes:
- a CDS encoding threonine--tRNA ligase, coding for MISVSFPDGASRNFEPGVSGLDVAKSISPSLAKRTVAMAVDGVLSDLADPITRDVQIEFVTREDPRALELIRHDAAHVLAEAVQMLFPGTQVTIGPVIENGFYYDFYRAEPFTPDDFPAIEKKMAEIIARDKAFTKEVWTRDQAKAWFETHGEAFKIELVDAIPGNEDLKIYKQGEWLDLCRGPHMTSTGKIGNAYKLMKVAGAYWRGDSTRPMLQRIYATAFAKPEELANYLKQLEEAERRDHRRLGREMDLFHFQEEGPGTVFWHPKGWTLFQTLIAYMRRRQNELGYFEVNTPQVLDRALWETSGHWQTFHENMFITQTEDKRVFALKPMNCPGHVQIFKNGLKSYRDLPLKIAEFGTVHRYEPSGAIHGIMRVRAFTQDDAHIFCTEDQILEECLKVNDLILSIYRDFGFEDIVIKLSTRPEKRVGSDEAWDRAEAALSRILKALAERGAVTAINPGEGAFYGPKLEYTLRDAIGREWQCGTTQIDFNMPGRFGAFYIGPDSEKTTPVMIHRAVFGSLERFTGILIEHFAGHLPLWLSPVQIVVATITQDADDYAAEVMAAARRLGLLVDGDLRNEKITYKVREHSLAKIPVLLVVGKKEAAERTVSIRRLGSPDQSQMGLEPALKLLAEEATPPDLKKSA
- a CDS encoding 16S rRNA (adenine(1518)-N(6)/adenine(1519)-N(6))-dimethyltransferase yields the protein MRKTGPQSPRAGQPDGLPPLREVVATHGLAAKKSLGQNFLFDLNLTGRIARAAAPLDEATIVEVGPGPGGLTRALLAEGARKVIAIERDARCLAALVEIEAHYPGRLEIIAGDALEIDLAKIIGETSPARICANLPYNIATALLVRWLETEPWPPWFDRLVLMFQREVAERIVATPAQRAAYGRLAVLCNWRCECRILFDISASAFTPPPKVTSALVELVPRPTPLPCDAHILFEVTQAAFGQRRKMLRQSLKAAAGGYVGTLLARVGIDPTARAEEIGIEKFIELARTLKDMRASDAPVS
- a CDS encoding DUF3574 domain-containing protein, with translation MMGHNGSALVCPSQTRPMAKIELLFGAQRRNSVPVSDEEWETFLATEVTPRFPDGLTVLTGYGQWRDGAGRLIKETSRLLLIWYSPEAGDTRIEVIRTAYKASFGQESVLRADGAPACVSF